Genomic window (Tripterygium wilfordii isolate XIE 37 chromosome 11, ASM1340144v1, whole genome shotgun sequence):
agcctatttcttggacccacaaacatgcaaaaatcctaaagtccatttcttgggtcataagcccataaaaattcaaacccaaacccaatacaacaaaaccctagaaaatatctaaaaaaataggagaattaaataaaataataaataaaaactttaaaaaggaaaggtaacacctttaaggtttttgcaaaaaaaacattggaaaatatcaaaatattagttttttaggagaaaataaatagggtttgggggacattttggtaaaaggatgaaatagggttttatagggatatggtataaaagaaagagagattgtggGAGAGAAGGAGGAGCCGGACAACAAGGAAAAAAGGGAGCAGCCGCACAACACAAGAGAAGGAAGTGGGAGCCGtcggaaaaaagagaaaaaaagagcacTCGGGCCAGagagaacaaaaagagagaaaagggggaaggaaaatagagaaagaacaATCACTGCGCAGAAGAAAAACGCAAAGAAATCAAGGGAGGAAATCGGGAAAGAAAAGGAACCGGGAAACAGAAAGGAAAGCAAGGAAACCGAGTAGCTTATTCGCTTTAGGAAGGTAATCTTGCATGGTTCTATTTCTCTGTTGTTCCCTTGGTATTACTTCCACATATTCCCGTTTGCTTGGTTGAAGAATACGTATATTGTGATGTGTTTTTCTGTGATGATTTGCTCCAAACTCTGTATTTCTCTAATTTCATTTCGGTCATACATCCCTGTTTCAAGTCTGATTTTATTCAGACTCTATATCTGTATTACAAGTCTGTTATTACTTGGTATTACTGGGTATTGCTCTGTATTACAAGTCCGGTATTTCATCTTTACTGTTCTACTTCAAATCTGGTATTACAAGTCCGGTATTACTCTGTTTTTGTTTATGAAtggtgtatgtgtatatgtgtatactaTGGTATATATCTGTGTGTTTGTGTACAGGTTTTGGTTCGGATATGTTTATgtcatatgtatgtataggtgtATATTgtggtatatatctatatgtgtttgtatacaGGTTTTTGGTTCGGATCGATGtgtatatgttatatgtatatataggtgtataTCGtggtatgtatatttatatgtgtttgtGCACAAGTATTGGTTCGGAGgtgtatattttttatatgtttatatgcGTATATTTGCGAATGTATACATAATATGATTgtgtattgtatatatgtttatacagGTATGTGAATTTTTAAATATGGATTTAACTTGATATTATGTTTGGACATCCATTTGacccattttgtgtttgtttgttgggcttggaccgggcttggGACCATTTGGGCCGGAGGAtatacttagaagatttggaccgatttgagcaatgggccccatgggcaatatttcaattgttgtataatatttgtatttctcattttatatttgtcttttgtacataattgcaAAGTGTAAGCCTTTGTAATAGGgtagaaaaatagtggatgtaaaatagaaaatgcatacatgatattctaggatgctagaagcatataaaaattaagaattaattttgtgaatgatgattgcattagaatgcatgcttaggactttgatttctcacactatgccatgatgcttagatgtatactaggattgtttgaatgcaatgaagataaatgcaacgcgttagtcattagaattaatccaagccgtctcactttaataaacacaccaagattaatttacggaacctttatgttttgtttaaataccaaggagccttcaagatattggggttccattggcattcatccagaacatttggatttcgtggacccggaaagcaaatatgtttttagggattaggagaatttatttaaggacccaaaggggggtttaaagatatttggcccgtccgatgggccttaaatggattctttcttttctcatgaagagcataattgtgagtaagacttgaattgaatctttttcattgattgtgggcctttttggtgcatcaaccaagttcccaaaaatctcttcttcaaaaccatcaaaacccattccaatgttcctatctaaatagcctgttttccaaatcatccaaaacatcaaaacctactccgatatggactttttcacccaagaccaagtaaaacattttcggccaagccgggaatggccgtagtgattccgtgcatctttttatccagaaccacttcaagtggaatttttttaaatgtttttggccaagccgggaatggccgtagtgatcccgtgcaccctttttccttctttttatcaaaacccataaaaataagatttttaaaatcaaatcttggtctagcattaatggaacatttccacccatttgataatacatgattttccgggcatatggaaaactcattaaaacatttgggacatacaatcatttctcaaaacaaagtagagccaaataggaaaacatttttgaaggtaaccgttttcgggagttgtggggtgcctaacaccttccccatgctcaatagacccccttacccatttttctcgtagaccaaaatggatgtccaattgcattctaaaaatcaattggtggcgacttcattgtttttatgtCGGTTGCTTCAAATATGATTAGCAAACTCAAGGGCCTCACCACTAGGTGGTGGGAAGGTAGGTAGGGCCAGCAAATCCACAGGGGTGCGGGGCTTAAGACCTGCAACAATTTCAAAAGGAGCGCTCCCAGTAGAGCGGTTAACTGAGTTATTAAACACAAATTCAGCTTGTGCAGGAATTAAATCCCAAGAGGAAACATGGTCTACTACCAAGCAACGTAGTAGGTTACCAATACTACGATTCGTAACCTCCGTTTGGCCATCCGTTTGTGGATGGAAAGCGCTAGAGTATTGGAGTTTGGTACCCAATTTCAGCCAAAGAGTCTTCCAAAAATAGGACATGAACTTCACATCCTGATCAGTAGTAATGGATTTAGGCAACCCGTGAAGGCGGACCACTTCTTTGAAGAATAGGGAGGCAATATGCGAAGCATCATACGTCTTTGCACATGGCAAGAAATGTGCCATTTTGGAGAAACGATCAACGACCACCAATATAGAGTCATGGAGTCGCACCGTGCGAGGAAGTCCTAGAATAAAATCCATGGAGATATCATCCCATGGTTGTTGTGGAATAGGTAAGGGAGTGTATAGTCCACTGTTGGCCTTAGTTCCCTTTTGTAATTGACAGACTCGGCATCTTTGTATGAGACGAGAGACGTCACGACGAAGTTGAGGCCAAACGAATCTGCCTGTGACCAGCGCAAGTGTTTTGTCACGGCCTAAGTGACCAGCTAGGCCACCAGCGTGTAGTTCGGTAATTGAAAACTCACGTAGAGAACCCTGTGGCAAATAGAGACGGTTGTGCCGAAACAAATAGCCAtcctataaaagaaaaacagaagacACATTATCCTGGGATGCCCCGTTAGAAAGAGATGACCATATAGAAGAAAAATCTGGATCAGAAGCGTATTGGTCACGAATTGTCTCAAACCCAGTGGAAGCAATAGCAAAAGTAGCTAATAGGTGGACACGCCTACTCAAGGCATCTGCAATTTTATTTTCTAGACCCGATTTATGCttcaaaacaaatgaaaattgttgaagGAAATCCACCCACCGTGCTTGCTTAGGACTCAAGGTTTTTTGAGTAGTGATATATTTCAACGAGTCATGGTCAGTGAATAAGATAAATTCCTTGTGCAGTAAGTAGGGTCTCCAATGCCTAAGAGTTTGGACAAGTGCATAAAACTCAAGTTCATAAGTAGAATACTGTTTGCGAGTGTCGGATAATTTTTCACTATAGAAGGCAATGGGATGTCCTTCTTGACTTAGAACGCCACCAATACCCATGATGGAAGCATCACACGCAACTTCAAAGGCTTTGGCGAAGTCAGGTAATCGAAGGACCGGGGCAGTAGTCAACCGATTCTTGATAAAGGTAAAAGCCTTTGCTGCCGCTGGAGTCCAAGGGAAAACTTGCCTTTGAGGCAGTCAGTAATGGGGGCAGTGATAACATTGAAGTCTCGAATGAAATGTCGGTAGAAAGATGCAAGCCCATGGAAGCTTCATGCCTCTGTGAAGGTAGTAGGGGAAGGCCAAGAGAAGTTAGCCTGAGTTTTTGCTAGGTCCACTTCCAGGCCTGCCTGCGAAATAATAAATCCAAGAAAGTCAATTTTAGATTGTAAAAATGAGCATTTTTTTTGTGAACAAAAAAAGAGTGAGTGCGTAGAGTTGAGAAAACCAATCGAAGATGGTGCATATGCTCGTCCTGGTTACGGCTATAGATCAATAAGTCATCAAAATACACCACCAGGAATTTGCCCAAGAAGGGTTTGAAGGTTTGCGTCATGACACGCATGAATGTGCTAGGAGCGTTGGTTAAGCCAAACGGCATAACCATCCATTCGAATAATCCATCCTTCGTGCAAAAGGCTGTTTTCCACTCATCGCCGGGCTTGATATGAATTTGATGATAGCCGCTGCGGAGGTCCATTTTAGAGAAAACCGAGGCACCAGAAAGTTGATCAAGTAGGCCGTCCAAGTGAGGAATAGGAAATCGGTATTTGACGGTAATCCGATTGATAGCCCTGCTATCAACACACAATCGCCACGACCTATCTTTCTTTAGAATAAGTATGGTCGGTACAACACAAGGGGAGAGACTTTCCCGGATAAATCCTTTGGACAGGAGTTGAGACACTTGAGAACACATCTCAGAATGTTCCCCTGGTGTTAAACGATAAGCTGGAAGGTTGGGCAGTGATGAACTCGGTAGTATATCAATGGTATGCTGCACATCACGCAAGGGAGGCAACTGATCTGGAAAATCATCGGGCATCAAATCAGGGAACTCAGACAGGAGATCAATGACTGATGCTACAGGAAGTGTATGTGTGGATGCAGCCGGTTTAAGTAACAACAAGAACATCATTGGTGTATTAGGAGAAACTTCAACCAAGCAAGAAAGAGTAAGGACTTCCGAAAATGCCGTCGGCGTGATAGCAGGACGTGGGATGGGTCTGAAAGGATTGAGGGTGAAACGCCTGCCTTTGTAGATGAAAGAGTAAGAATTACGGAACCCATCATACAAAGCTTTGCGATCATAAAGCCACGGCCGGCCGAATAACATTTGGCACACGGACATGGGAACAATATCACACCAAACTTCATCAACAAAGGTCGGTCCTAAGGAAAAATGAACCCGACACCGAGCTTCTATCGGTTTGGAGGTAGCATCAACCCAGCTGATACGGTAAGGCCGAGGATGAGGTTCTTTGGCAAGGCCCAGGTTATCCACGACAACGCTTGCTATGGCATTCATGCCACTACCATTATCAATCACCGTATCTAAGGCCTTGCTCCCAACTTCAAAACGAGTATGAAAGATGGACGTGCGAAGCCAATAATCTGCATCCGTTGTAGAAGATTCACCCATAAGAATGGGTTGGATGATACAACTAGGCAATTGGGACGCCTCTAAGGTTTCCTCTTCAGGAATTGGTTGTTCCAACTCAGTAGAACTTTTCAGGGAGTAATCGACCGTTGTAGTTGTGTCCCCTTCGCAGATAAGGCCGGGCTTGGTACTCTTACTGGGACAGATGACAGCATAATGGCCCTTGCCTCCACAGTTAAAACAGTTCACAGCAGTATTCTCGCCTCCACGGCGGCGATTGTCGCTAGAGGAAGGCGGGATTGAGGACCCGGATGGTGTTGGGGAACCTGTAAAAGACGCAGTGGAGTTAATGTTAAAATTGGAATGGACATTATTACCTTTGGGATGTGGGATAGAGGCTGATGACGTTGTCAACCATGGGCGCTATTGATGAGCAAGATGGGCTTCCATACGAAGGGCAGCCTGATATGCCGCATCAACGGAGGCCAATGTCATCGCGAGCAATTCATACTGAATATCCTCTCTTAACCCAGCGATGTAGCGAGCAATGGCCTGGCGTTCAGGCTCAATGATTTGACTGCGAATGGTGAGTTCTTGCCAACGACCAGTATATAGAGTCACCGAAAGGGTTCCTTGCTTAAAACCCCATAATTCCCGAAGTAAAGCATCCACATAATCGGTAGGCATATATTTTCCTTTTAGGCGAAATTTCATCTCCACCCAATCAGAAAGGGGAGGTCTACCCAGACGTTGAGCTTGCTCCTCAATACTGAGCCACCAAATACGAGCACTACCCTTCAATTTCATAATTGCATAATCCACCTTGCACTCATGCAGCATTTTGTACCAACGAAAGTAATCATCCACAGAGATTAACCAATCGTGGAAAGAGGTGGGGTTAAGGTCACCCCAAAATTCAGGCACATCAGTCCGAACTAAGCGTTTGACATCATCAACAGGGTCGGTCCGCCGTTGAGGAAGGGCTGGCTCAGGTGGGCCAGTGGTACGTGTCCCATTTCTGTACGACGGAGGAGTGCAGATCTCAGGAGGTACAACACGGCTACTGCTTGCGCCGAAAGTAGGATCTGGCTCCGTGGGTCAAGTAGCACTACTGGCTGGTAAGACCTGTTGGCAAACCAGATCTAGACGTTGAGAAACAGTGTGCACATGATCTCCCAATGCTTTGAGTTGTTGCGTAAGTGCGGGGATATCGTCGTCCCTCGCGGTGGTGGACATCGTAGAGTAGTTAAGACCACTTCGAGTGTACATAAAGGAGACACCAGTGAAGGTGTCGTtctggcttcgataccacttggTGCAGTCCCCGTGGAAACTTGACTTCTGAACACACAAGGAAAGAACAGACGTGAGAGATACCAACAACTAGCTCCACGTGATCATGTGAAGAACATAAACCACTGAGGAAATTCTTTACTAAATAGGCTTCAATACAAGCCACTAAGAACCAAGAACTACAAATACTAAACAGAGCTTTTTCTTCCAAAATAATCTACCTCTGCAGAAACCAGAAAGAGAACTTAAATACAAGGGATATGAAGG
Coding sequences:
- the LOC120008681 gene encoding uncharacterized protein LOC120008681; its protein translation is MGVAYTMQSQYFFEANKKQPETLMQLQKSSFHGDCTKWYRSQNDTFTGVSFMYTRSGLNYSTMSTTARDDDIPALTQQLKALGDHVHTVSQRLDLPDPTFGASSSRVVPPEICTPPSYRNGTRTTGPPEPALPQRRTDPVDDVKRLVRTDVPEFWGDLNPTSFHDWLISVDDYFRWYKMLHECKVDYAIMKLKGSARIWWLSIEEQAQRLGRPPLSDWVEMKFRLKGKYMPTDYVDALLRELWGFKQGTLSVTLYTGRWQELTIRSQIIEPERQAIARYIAGLREDIQYELLAMTLASVDAAYQAALRSPTPSGSSIPPSSSDNRRRGGENTAVNCFNCGGKGHYAVICPSKSTKPGLICEGDTTTTVDYSLKSSTELEQPIPEEETLEASQLPSCIIQPILMGESSTTDADYWLRTSIFHTRFEVGSKALDTVIDNGSGMNAIASVVVDNLGLAKEPHPRPYRISWVDATSKPIEARCRVHFSLGPTFVDEVWCDIVPMSVCQMLFGRPWLYDRKALYDGFRNSYSFIYKGRRFTLNPFRPIPRPAITPTAFSEVLTLSCLVEVSPNTPMMFLLLLKPAASTHTLPVASVIDLLSEFPDLMPDDFPDQLPPLRDVQHTIDILPSSSLPNLPAYRLTPGEHSEMCSQVSQLLSKGFIRESLSPCVVPTILILKKDRSWRLCVDSRAINRITVKYRFPIPHLDGLLDQLSGASVFSKMDLRSGYHQIHIKPGDEWKTAFCTKDGLFEWMVMPFGLTNAPSTFMRVMTQTFKPFLGKFLVVYFDDLLIYSRNQDEHMHHLRLAGLEVDLAKTQANFSWPSPTTFTEA